The genomic DNA CGTCTTCGGGGATCTCCGTCGCGGCCGTTACCTCGGGGCCGGTCCGCAGCGCGGTCGAGGATCGCTGGCGCTGCTGGTAGCGCGAGCCGTCCGGCGTCGCGTAGACGAGCGTGACGAAGTCCCGATCCCCGACCTCCCGTTCGACGAGCCAGCACCGTACCGTCGACTCACTCATACGCGGGCGTTCGGAACCGATCACCGAGAAAGTACCGAGTCGCATCGCTCCGGAAGGCACACCGTACTCGATCGAACGAGCCCCGACGTATTTGAGGGCGAGCGTCGGACCAGTGAGGGACGAACACTCATGGCCGACACCCGAAGCGAGCGCGTCGAGGAGTGGCGCGACCACGTCGACGAACTGTGCCACGACGGGGAGACCGTCGAACACCGTGCGGACCTCGAGGGCGCGACGGTCGTCGTCACGAACCAGCGCGTCATGGCGTTCACGCCCGACGCGGCGGGGCCGAATTTCCGCCACGTCGACCGGCCGAACGTCGGGACCGTTACCGTCGAGACGACCCACCGGCTGGGCCGTCTCTGTGCGGGATTTGTCGTCGCCTTCGTCGGCGTCGGACTCCTCGAGTTTGCGACGGACGTCAGCTTCGCGACGCTCGTGCCGGGCGTCGACCGCGACGGCAGCGGACCGATTCCGGAACCAAACGCCGCGACGCGCGTCGTCGAGACCGCGATCGAGGCCCTCGAAACGACGCTCCTGGTGCTGGAGTGGGGCGTCCTCGCGGCCGGCGTCGCCGCGCTCGCCGTCGCCGCTCTCCTCGCGATTTCCTACCTCCGGTCGCGCTCGCGGCGACTCGTGCTTCGGGTGACCGGCGGGGACGATCTCCCCCTCCCCGTCGGCAGCGCCGACCTCGAAACCGGGGCGGTTTCCGACCTCGAGCGCGCGATTCGACCGGGGACGGGGTCGGGGTCGGCGTCGACGCTCGAAGATCGCACGGCGGGTGAGGAGTTACGGCCCGGTGCCGAGGAGTCAGGCTGAAACCTCCTGGCTCCGTAGGGCCGCCGATGAACGCCGACGGGGTTCGCGAGCGGGCCGGATCGTTGCCGCGAGAGCCCGGCGTCTACCAGTTCCGCGAGGGCGATACCACCCTCTACGTCGGGAAGGCCGTCGATCTGCGCGATCGGGTGCGGTCCTACGCCGACCCTCGCAGCGCGCGGATCCGGCGGATGGTCGACCGCGCCGACGGCGTCGAGATTGCCGTTACCGATACCGAAACGCAGGCGCTCCTCCTCGAGGCGAACCTGATAAAGCGCCACCAGCCCCGCTACAACGTCCGGCTCAAGGACGACAAGTCGTATCCGATGGTCCAGCTGACGGCTCACGACGCACCCCGGATCGAAGTCACCCGCGACCCCGACGAGTCCGCGACCGTCTTCGGCCCCTACACCAGCAAGCGGCAGGTCGAGACGGTCGTGAAGGCGCTACGGGAAACGTACGGCGTCCGGGGCTGTTCGGACCACAAGTACGCCGGCCGCGACCGGCCGTGTCTGGACTACGAGATGGGGCTCTGTACCGCGCCCTGTACCCGCGAGATCGCCCTCGCGAGCTACCGCGAGGACGTCACTGCGGTCGAACGCTTTCTCGAGGGCGAGACCGGCGTCCTCGCCGACCCGCTGCGCCGGGAGATGGAGACCGCCGCGCAGGACCGGAACTTCGAGCGCGCCGCGAACCTGCGAGACCGACTGGAGACCGTCGAGGCCTTCCACGGCGAGGGCGGCGAGGCCGTCCAGTCGGTCGGCGACGAGCGGGCCGTCGACGTCCTCGGCGTCGCGATCGAAGGCGAGGACGCGACCGTCGCTCGGCTACGCGCCGAAGACGGCAAGCTGGTCGACCGGGACCGGCACACGCTCGAGGCACCCGCCGCCGACGAGACGGACGGCGTCCCGGCCGTCCTCGCCGCCTTCATCGTCCAGTACTACGCCGAACGCGAACTGCCCGACGCCCTGCTCCTGCCCGAGCGGCACGGTGACGACGAAGTCGCGGCCTGGCTCGAGGCGGCGGGCGTCTCGGTCCGCGTCCCGGGTGCGGGTCGAGAGGCAAAGCTCGTCGAACTCGCGCTGAAGAACGCGCGACGCAACGTGGGCCGGCGCGACGAGTGCGGCATGCTCGCGGACGCCCTCGAACTCGAGTCGGCCCGGCGAATCGAGGGGTTCGACGTGAGCCACACGCAGGGGAAGGCGGCGGTCGGCAGCGACGTCACGTTCGTCGACGGGAGCGCCGAAAAGAGCGACTACCGCCGAAAGAAGCTGCCCGATCAGAACGACGATTACGACAACATGCGTGCGCTGCTCGAGTGGCGCGCCACTCGCGCCGTCGAGGGCCGCGACGACCGGCCCGATCCCGATCTACTGTTGATCGACGGCGGCGCGGGCCAGCTCGAGGCGGCACGCGACGCGCTCGCCGCGGTCGGCTGGGACGTGCCGGCCGTCGCGCTGGCCAAAGCCGAGGAGCGCATCGTCACGCCCCACAGGACGTTCTCGTGGCCCAGCGACGCGCCGCACCTGCATCTCCTCCAGC from Natrinema salaciae includes the following:
- a CDS encoding excinuclease ABC subunit C, with product MNADGVRERAGSLPREPGVYQFREGDTTLYVGKAVDLRDRVRSYADPRSARIRRMVDRADGVEIAVTDTETQALLLEANLIKRHQPRYNVRLKDDKSYPMVQLTAHDAPRIEVTRDPDESATVFGPYTSKRQVETVVKALRETYGVRGCSDHKYAGRDRPCLDYEMGLCTAPCTREIALASYREDVTAVERFLEGETGVLADPLRREMETAAQDRNFERAANLRDRLETVEAFHGEGGEAVQSVGDERAVDVLGVAIEGEDATVARLRAEDGKLVDRDRHTLEAPAADETDGVPAVLAAFIVQYYAERELPDALLLPERHGDDEVAAWLEAAGVSVRVPGAGREAKLVELALKNARRNVGRRDECGMLADALELESARRIEGFDVSHTQGKAAVGSDVTFVDGSAEKSDYRRKKLPDQNDDYDNMRALLEWRATRAVEGRDDRPDPDLLLIDGGAGQLEAARDALAAVGWDVPAVALAKAEERIVTPHRTFSWPSDAPHLHLLQRVRDEAHRFAVQYHQTVRDEVKTVLDDVQGVGPETRKRLLGRFGSVENVREASVEDLRSVDGIGEKTAETIKSRL